In a single window of the Bradyrhizobium sp. ORS 285 genome:
- a CDS encoding GNAT family N-acetyltransferase has translation MTLDVREMELAETSLVIDYFYSSSIEQLDLMGIDPTRMPTKPVWAGLFKTLYDTPIIERAALLLIWRLDGRPIGFSSCDRIVFGNRAHVHLHITEPELRSRGLGTECISRSIDLYFDRLRLKRLFCEPNAYNTAPNRTLQKAGFRYLKTYKTVPGPMNYHQAVTRWMFER, from the coding sequence ATGACTCTCGACGTCAGGGAAATGGAGCTCGCCGAGACCTCGCTGGTCATCGACTACTTCTATTCGTCGAGCATCGAGCAACTCGACCTGATGGGCATCGATCCGACGCGGATGCCGACGAAGCCAGTGTGGGCCGGCCTGTTCAAGACCCTCTACGATACGCCCATCATTGAGCGCGCCGCGCTGCTGCTGATCTGGCGCCTCGACGGCCGCCCCATCGGCTTCTCCAGCTGCGACCGCATCGTGTTCGGCAACCGCGCCCACGTGCACCTGCACATCACCGAGCCGGAGCTGCGCAGCCGCGGCCTCGGCACCGAATGTATCAGCCGCAGCATCGACCTGTATTTCGATCGCCTGCGGCTCAAGCGGCTGTTCTGCGAGCCCAACGCCTACAACACCGCGCCCAACCGCACGCTGCAGAAGGCCGGCTTCCGCTACTTGAAGACCTACAAGACCGTACCCGGTCCGATGAACTATCACCAGGCGGTGACGCGATGGATGTTCGAGCGGTGA
- the ispG gene encoding flavodoxin-dependent (E)-4-hydroxy-3-methylbut-2-enyl-diphosphate synthase: MNKPETVSQTDVAGPAPRHQTTKVMVGNVAVGGGAPIVVQSMTNTDTADVDSTVAQVAALARAGSEMVRITVDRDEAAAAVPHIREQLDKRGITTPLIGDFHYIGHKLLTEYPACAEALAKYRINPGNVGFKDKRDTQFSTIIELANKYGKPVRIGANWGSLDQELLSKLMDENAESANPRDARAVMREAMVQSALHSAERAQELGMPKDRIILSAKVSAVQDLIAVYQDLAARSDYAIHLGLTEAGMGSKGIVASSAALGILLQQGIGDTIRISLTPEPGGDRTLEVQVAQELLQTMGFRTFVPLVAACPGCGRTTSTTFQELARSIQDFIRDEMPTWKTRYPGVEALNVAVMGCIVNGPGESKHANIGISLPGTGEAPAAPVFVDGKKFRTLRGPTIAADFKALVIDYIDQRYGNGAKAPESVTAAE; encoded by the coding sequence ATGAACAAGCCCGAGACAGTTTCCCAGACTGACGTCGCTGGACCCGCTCCCCGGCATCAGACCACCAAAGTCATGGTCGGCAACGTCGCCGTGGGCGGCGGGGCGCCGATCGTGGTCCAGTCCATGACCAACACCGACACCGCCGATGTCGACTCGACGGTGGCCCAGGTCGCAGCGCTGGCGCGCGCCGGGTCGGAGATGGTCCGCATCACCGTGGATCGCGACGAGGCGGCTGCCGCCGTCCCGCACATCCGCGAGCAGCTCGACAAGCGCGGCATCACCACGCCCTTGATCGGCGACTTCCACTACATCGGCCACAAGCTGCTGACCGAGTACCCGGCCTGCGCCGAGGCGCTCGCGAAGTACCGCATCAATCCCGGCAATGTCGGCTTCAAGGACAAGCGCGACACCCAGTTCTCGACCATCATCGAGCTCGCCAACAAATACGGCAAGCCGGTGCGCATCGGCGCCAATTGGGGCTCGCTCGACCAGGAGCTGCTGTCGAAGCTGATGGATGAGAACGCGGAGTCCGCGAACCCGCGCGACGCACGCGCGGTCATGCGCGAAGCCATGGTGCAGTCCGCGCTGCACTCGGCCGAACGCGCCCAAGAGCTCGGCATGCCCAAGGACCGGATCATCCTCTCCGCCAAGGTCTCGGCGGTGCAGGACCTGATCGCGGTGTACCAGGATCTCGCCGCGCGCTCCGACTACGCTATCCATCTCGGTCTCACCGAGGCCGGCATGGGCTCGAAGGGCATTGTCGCCTCCTCGGCCGCGCTCGGCATCCTGTTGCAGCAGGGCATCGGCGACACCATCCGCATCTCGCTGACACCCGAGCCCGGCGGCGACCGCACCCTCGAAGTGCAGGTCGCGCAGGAGCTGTTGCAGACCATGGGCTTCCGCACCTTCGTGCCGCTGGTCGCGGCGTGCCCGGGCTGTGGCCGCACCACCTCCACCACGTTCCAGGAGCTGGCGCGCTCGATCCAGGATTTCATCCGCGACGAGATGCCGACCTGGAAGACCAGATATCCCGGCGTCGAGGCGCTCAACGTTGCCGTCATGGGCTGCATCGTCAACGGCCCCGGCGAATCCAAGCATGCCAATATCGGCATCTCGCTGCCCGGCACCGGCGAAGCCCCGGCCGCACCGGTCTTCGTCGACGGCAAGAAGTTCCGCACCCTGCGCGGGCCCACGATCGCCGCCGACTTCAAGGCCCTGGTCATCGACTACATCGACCAGCGCTACGGCAACGGTGCGAAAGCGCCGGAGAGCGTGACCGCGGCGGAGTAG
- a CDS encoding type II toxin-antitoxin system RelE/ParE family toxin, with product MKVRWSQSSLTEIGDIFSYIHERNPTAAASVVARIDRLTSILATFPWAGHVTDEPKVRVLSVVRYPFRIFYAIDQAADEVVILHVRHTAQDEPLE from the coding sequence ATGAAAGTCCGCTGGTCTCAGTCGTCGCTGACCGAGATCGGGGACATCTTCTCCTACATTCACGAGCGCAATCCGACGGCGGCTGCGTCGGTGGTCGCTCGGATTGATCGACTGACATCCATTCTCGCGACCTTTCCCTGGGCGGGCCACGTCACCGACGAGCCAAAGGTTAGGGTCCTGTCGGTCGTGCGTTATCCCTTCCGGATCTTCTATGCTATCGATCAGGCGGCCGACGAGGTCGTTATCTTGCACGTCCGACATACCGCGCAGGACGAGCCACTTGAATAG
- a CDS encoding DMT family transporter — MSATSPSSAATRPLGPGAIAITLVLCLSWAFNQIAIKLALPEVPPMLQATFRSAGALPVLLIFAQLRGVKMFERDGTLWLGLIAGALFGFEFVLIYQGLLLTSASRAVVFLYTAPFFVALGSFRFLGERLGPAQWGGLAMSFAGVALAIGIPQANVDSRVLLGDLLVVGGGLLWGVTTVFIKGTRMRLIAPERALGYQVAVSVPIMAAAALVAGERMTHVPSPFVLGLLAYQAIWVVGTTFTIWFALIKAYSASKLSAFTFITPLFGVVASYFILHDALTLAFGLAAVLVIIGLFLVNRPNRAVAAATDPLLTVTKT, encoded by the coding sequence GTGTCCGCAACGTCCCCTTCATCCGCCGCCACCCGGCCGCTCGGCCCGGGCGCCATCGCCATCACGCTCGTGCTTTGCCTGTCCTGGGCGTTCAACCAGATCGCGATCAAGCTCGCGCTGCCCGAAGTGCCGCCGATGCTGCAGGCGACGTTCCGCTCGGCGGGCGCGCTGCCGGTGCTCCTGATCTTCGCGCAGTTGCGCGGGGTGAAGATGTTCGAGCGCGACGGCACGCTCTGGCTCGGCCTGATTGCGGGTGCGCTGTTCGGCTTCGAGTTTGTGCTGATCTACCAGGGCCTGCTGCTGACGTCGGCCTCGCGCGCCGTGGTCTTCCTCTACACCGCGCCGTTCTTCGTCGCGCTCGGCTCGTTCCGGTTCCTTGGCGAGCGGCTCGGCCCGGCGCAATGGGGCGGCCTGGCGATGAGCTTCGCCGGCGTCGCGCTCGCCATCGGCATCCCGCAGGCCAATGTCGACAGCCGCGTGCTGCTCGGCGACCTCCTGGTGGTCGGCGGCGGACTGCTGTGGGGCGTCACCACGGTGTTCATCAAGGGCACCCGCATGCGCCTGATCGCGCCGGAGCGCGCACTCGGATACCAAGTGGCCGTCTCCGTCCCGATCATGGCCGCCGCGGCGCTGGTCGCCGGAGAGCGGATGACCCATGTTCCCAGTCCGTTCGTCCTCGGGCTGCTCGCTTATCAGGCGATCTGGGTGGTCGGCACCACGTTCACGATCTGGTTCGCGCTGATCAAGGCCTATTCGGCCAGCAAATTGTCGGCATTTACCTTCATCACCCCTTTATTCGGGGTCGTGGCGAGCTATTTCATCCTGCATGACGCCCTGACGCTGGCCTTTGGCCTGGCTGCCGTGCTTGTGATCATTGGGCTTTTTCTCGTAAACCGCCCGAACCGCGCGGTCGCCGCCGCGACTGATCCATTGCTGACCGTCACCAAAACCTGA
- a CDS encoding MarR family winged helix-turn-helix transcriptional regulator, whose product MSRTSADANFLFTLGELQRLVRAYADKEAARFGMTRAQWAVLAKVERNEGMKQSELAEQLEMQPITLTRLIDKLAEAGLIERRGDDTDRRVNRLYLKKAARPLLAKLGVLKAELTDTALQGISAGDAERLMTHLEAIKENVRNALQSLCDEQRKEQRYG is encoded by the coding sequence ATGAGCCGCACCTCCGCGGACGCGAACTTCCTGTTTACGCTCGGCGAACTGCAGCGCCTGGTGCGCGCCTATGCCGACAAGGAGGCCGCGCGCTTCGGCATGACCCGCGCGCAATGGGCCGTGCTGGCCAAGGTCGAGCGCAACGAGGGGATGAAGCAGTCCGAGCTCGCCGAGCAGCTGGAGATGCAGCCGATCACCCTGACGCGGCTGATCGACAAGCTGGCGGAGGCCGGCCTGATCGAGCGCCGCGGCGACGACACCGACCGGCGCGTCAACCGGCTCTATCTGAAGAAGGCCGCGCGCCCGCTGCTCGCCAAGCTCGGCGTTCTCAAGGCCGAGCTGACCGACACCGCCCTTCAGGGCATCAGCGCCGGCGATGCCGAGCGGCTGATGACCCATCTCGAAGCCATCAAGGAAAATGTGAGAAACGCCCTGCAGTCGCTCTGCGACGAGCAGCGAAAGGAGCAGCGCTATGGCTGA
- a CDS encoding Fur family transcriptional regulator: protein MTLAKPTFPAPDHDHGRCAADALDHAERVCAQRGQKFTPQRRQVLEALLSSHRPLGAYEIIEELAKAGARPAPITVYRALEFLMANGLVHRIESRNAFLACAHDHEQTALVAFLICESCGAVGEVPAAPIAESLKSAAAASGFLPKMSVVEITGLCAHCQAAA from the coding sequence ATGACTCTCGCAAAACCCACCTTCCCGGCGCCCGACCACGATCACGGCCGCTGCGCGGCCGATGCCCTCGATCATGCCGAGCGCGTCTGCGCCCAGCGCGGCCAAAAATTCACGCCGCAGCGCCGCCAGGTGCTGGAGGCGCTGCTGTCCAGCCACCGCCCGCTCGGCGCCTATGAGATCATCGAGGAACTCGCCAAGGCGGGGGCACGGCCGGCGCCGATCACGGTGTACCGCGCGCTCGAGTTCCTGATGGCCAACGGCCTGGTGCACCGCATCGAAAGCCGCAACGCCTTCCTGGCCTGCGCGCATGACCACGAGCAGACCGCGCTCGTCGCCTTCCTGATCTGCGAAAGCTGCGGCGCGGTGGGCGAAGTTCCGGCGGCACCCATCGCCGAAAGCCTCAAGAGCGCCGCGGCCGCGTCGGGGTTCCTGCCGAAGATGTCGGTGGTGGAGATCACCGGCCTGTGTGCGCACTGCCAAGCCGCGGCGTGA